A single Cyclopterus lumpus isolate fCycLum1 chromosome 1, fCycLum1.pri, whole genome shotgun sequence DNA region contains:
- the palm3 gene encoding paralemmin-3 isoform X1 → MDETEKYKQRLEAIAEKRRLQEDQDRARRDMEDEKLRLQQLKRKSLRDQWLMEGAPLSPTSQEAQRPRSPLWGSQAQEMEKHIDKLQSESQRLAEEEDMLKEQMGDGQTEAGNKAEAEAEMVQDAVVQNGENNGLDEVKTKSTPPDETAAVLTNGEADTDLDTRASTNGPVEACGTSGGMESEPWLSLGVSEAEPAQVPHVNFNEEEEEEEEEEEGTLVMRAERVIITDEGDDVPEELTHLQETTQTEEAGQEEGGAAEGEAKTEAAPGTFAQPEKSEATEPTAEEQSATGDGDSQGGAKTSESGDGERKSEGRDEDLEGPTSVQVHPQATTLEGTAVASVPVYSEVQPFTLAPEVEAEGEAALSPEGAEAALKVQGPAALPGQSQEVPLADLQERSQRTEARPGEREPLLSQAKANDAQAKPAAAAAASTGTHSSARAGQGGEAKAPEHKICQCCSFM, encoded by the exons ATGGATGAGACGGAGAAATACAAACAGCGGCTGGAGGCCATTGCT GAGAAGCGCCGGCTGCAGGAGGACCAGGACCGAGCccggagagacatggaggacgaGAAGCTCCGACTGCAGCAGCTCAAG AGAAAGTCTCTGAGGGACCAGTGGTTGATGGAGGGAGCTCCCTTGTCCCCAACCTCCCAGGAAGCCCAGAGACCCCGCTCCCCTCTTTGGGGCTCCCAGGCCCAGGAGATGGAAAAGCACATTGacaa GTTGCAGTCAGAGAGTCAACGGttggcagaggaggaagatatGCTGAAGGAACAGATGGGAGATGGACAAAcg GAGGCAGGGAATAAAGCGGAGGCTGAAGCAG AGATGGTCCAAGACGCTGTCGTGCAGAACGGGGAAAACAATGGATTGG ATGAAGTGAAGACAAAAAGCACACCACCGGATGAAACCGCAGCTGTCCTGACCAATGGCGAAGCGGACACCGATCTCGACACCCGGGCCTCCACCAACGGACCAGTGGAAGCCTGTGGGACCAGTGGCGGCATGGAATCGGAGCCGTGGTTGAGCTTGGGCGTTTCTGAGGCAGAGCCTGCTCAGGTTCCACATGTCAACtttaatgaggaggaggaggaggaggaggaggaggaggaggggactcTGGTGATGAGAGCAGAGCGTGTGATCATCACAGATGAAGGGGATGATGTACCTGAGGAGCTTACACACCTGCAGGAGACCACGCAGACAGAGGAAGCAGGCCAAGAGGAAGGGGGGGCTGCGGAGGGGGAAGCAAAAACGGAAGCAGCTCCAGGAACATTCGCACAACCGGAGAAGAGTGAGGCCACTGAACCCACCGCAGAGGAACAGTCGGCAACTGGAGATGGCGACTCGCAGGGTGGCGCGAAGACGAGCGAAagcggagatggagagagaaaatccGAAGGGCGGGACGAAGATTTAGAAGGCCCGACCTCTGTGCAGGTGCATCCCCAAGCCACCACCCTAGAGGGCACTGCGGTGGCTTCGGTGCCGGTCTACTCCGAGGTGCAACCCTTCACTCTCGCCCCCGAGGTCGAGGCAGAGGGTGAAGCTGCACTGTCACCAGAGGGAGCTGAGGCAGCATTAAAAGTCCAAGGCCCTGCCGCACTGCCTGGACAGTCCCAGGAGGTGCCCCTGGCTGATCTGCAGGAGAGGAGCCAGAGGACCGAGGCCAGGCCGGGGGAGAGGGAACCCCTTCTGTCCCAGGCAAAGGCCAACGACGCCCAAgcaaagccagcagcagcagcagccgccagcacagggacacacagctcGGCCAGGGCCGGCCAGGGAGGGGAGGCTAAGGCCCCCGAACACAAAATCTGCCAGTGCTGCTCCTTCATGTAG
- the palm3 gene encoding paralemmin-3 isoform X2 produces the protein MEGAPLSPTSQEAQRPRSPLWGSQAQEMEKHIDKLQSESQRLAEEEDMLKEQMGDGQTEAGNKAEAEAEMVQDAVVQNGENNGLDEVKTKSTPPDETAAVLTNGEADTDLDTRASTNGPVEACGTSGGMESEPWLSLGVSEAEPAQVPHVNFNEEEEEEEEEEEGTLVMRAERVIITDEGDDVPEELTHLQETTQTEEAGQEEGGAAEGEAKTEAAPGTFAQPEKSEATEPTAEEQSATGDGDSQGGAKTSESGDGERKSEGRDEDLEGPTSVQVHPQATTLEGTAVASVPVYSEVQPFTLAPEVEAEGEAALSPEGAEAALKVQGPAALPGQSQEVPLADLQERSQRTEARPGEREPLLSQAKANDAQAKPAAAAAASTGTHSSARAGQGGEAKAPEHKICQCCSFM, from the exons ATGGAGGGAGCTCCCTTGTCCCCAACCTCCCAGGAAGCCCAGAGACCCCGCTCCCCTCTTTGGGGCTCCCAGGCCCAGGAGATGGAAAAGCACATTGacaa GTTGCAGTCAGAGAGTCAACGGttggcagaggaggaagatatGCTGAAGGAACAGATGGGAGATGGACAAAcg GAGGCAGGGAATAAAGCGGAGGCTGAAGCAG AGATGGTCCAAGACGCTGTCGTGCAGAACGGGGAAAACAATGGATTGG ATGAAGTGAAGACAAAAAGCACACCACCGGATGAAACCGCAGCTGTCCTGACCAATGGCGAAGCGGACACCGATCTCGACACCCGGGCCTCCACCAACGGACCAGTGGAAGCCTGTGGGACCAGTGGCGGCATGGAATCGGAGCCGTGGTTGAGCTTGGGCGTTTCTGAGGCAGAGCCTGCTCAGGTTCCACATGTCAACtttaatgaggaggaggaggaggaggaggaggaggaggaggggactcTGGTGATGAGAGCAGAGCGTGTGATCATCACAGATGAAGGGGATGATGTACCTGAGGAGCTTACACACCTGCAGGAGACCACGCAGACAGAGGAAGCAGGCCAAGAGGAAGGGGGGGCTGCGGAGGGGGAAGCAAAAACGGAAGCAGCTCCAGGAACATTCGCACAACCGGAGAAGAGTGAGGCCACTGAACCCACCGCAGAGGAACAGTCGGCAACTGGAGATGGCGACTCGCAGGGTGGCGCGAAGACGAGCGAAagcggagatggagagagaaaatccGAAGGGCGGGACGAAGATTTAGAAGGCCCGACCTCTGTGCAGGTGCATCCCCAAGCCACCACCCTAGAGGGCACTGCGGTGGCTTCGGTGCCGGTCTACTCCGAGGTGCAACCCTTCACTCTCGCCCCCGAGGTCGAGGCAGAGGGTGAAGCTGCACTGTCACCAGAGGGAGCTGAGGCAGCATTAAAAGTCCAAGGCCCTGCCGCACTGCCTGGACAGTCCCAGGAGGTGCCCCTGGCTGATCTGCAGGAGAGGAGCCAGAGGACCGAGGCCAGGCCGGGGGAGAGGGAACCCCTTCTGTCCCAGGCAAAGGCCAACGACGCCCAAgcaaagccagcagcagcagcagccgccagcacagggacacacagctcGGCCAGGGCCGGCCAGGGAGGGGAGGCTAAGGCCCCCGAACACAAAATCTGCCAGTGCTGCTCCTTCATGTAG